CAATTGGTAGAGCATCGGTCTCCAAAACCGAGGGTTGCGGGTTCGAGTCCTGTCTCCCCTGCCAACGCCTTCAGAATCTAGGATTCTGAAGGCTTTTTGTTTTGTCTACGGCAATTAGAGCTGGGACAACAGGTTTAGTGGTCATTGCTGAGATTCACCCCGACGATCCCACCGAGAATCCCTACTGCGATAGCAATCCCGATCTGACCTAACCATTCAGGATTGGCTTGAGTCAAGAACTGCAGACTTCCCTCCACCCACCAAGTCAACAGGCAGTAATACAAGAAGGCGAGCAGGCCACCCATCAACCACCCTGCCCGCCCTACGTATCTCCCCGTATAGGCTGCGCCTAAGCCGATACTAAGGAAGTTAAAAGTTCGGAAAATAATATCGGAACTTAGCTGCAGATGAGCCAATGAGGCCACCAATGAGACCAAAACAGACCCGGTAATTGCCATTAGAGCAGCAACCACCAGACCCCCGCCCAGACCAATAATAACTCGAAGCAAAGCTGACAATACCCTGCTTGAGAGCGGATATCCCCCAGTCATCCTCACCTGTCCTCCCCTCCTTGGTCAGGCTTTTAGTACAGGAATATGCTAAGATCTGGGGGTTTAGACCAGGCTAAGACAAGGAAAACCCCCGATCGACACCGACCAGGGGCTTTTTTGATCACAGTAATACTATGGTTATGCCGTTTCCTCTGACTTCTTGCTTTCAGCAATCACCTGCTCTGCGATTTGAGCTGGTACTTCCTCATAGTGGTCAAATTCCATGCTGAAGCTGCCTCTACCTTGAGTCATGGATCTCAGATCGATACCGTAGCTGAACATTTCCGCCAGAGGCGCCTGAGCCCTGATGATCTCCTGTCCGCCTTGGGGTTCCATACCCAGGATCCGGCCTCTACGCTTGTTCATGTCACCGATGACATCACCCATGTAGGCCTCGGGAACGGTAATCTCCACGTTCATAATCGGCTCCAGCAAAATGGGATTGGCGTCAACGAAGCCCTTCTTGAAGGCCATGGAAGCGGCGATCTTAAAGGCCATTTCCGAAGAGTCCACGCTGTGATAGGAGCCATCATAGAGGGTTACTCGCACATTGACCACGGGATAGCCGGCGATGACTCCCTCTTCCATTGTCTCCAGAACACCCTTCTCAACGGCAGGGATATACTGTCTGGGAACGGCTCCACCAAAGATCTTATCCACAAATTCGAAGTTCTCGCCGGTGGTTAAAGGTTCGATTTCTAGCCAGACGTGACCGAATTGGCCTCGGCCGCCACTTTGCTTCTTATGTCTACCCTCAACTTGTACCTTACCCCGAATCGTCTCCCGATAGGGAACCTTAGGTGTGGACAGTTCCACCTCAGCGCCAAACTTGGACTTCAGACGACTGGTAAGGATATCCAGGTGCAGTTCGCCCATTCCGGAAATGATGGTTTCTCCCGTTTCGGCGTTCTTTTCCACCCGCAAAGTCGGATCCTCTTCGATTAAGCGGGACAATCCTGAGCTAATCTTGTCCTCATCGCCCTTTGCCTTGGGAACAGCGGCCATCGAAACCTGTGGCATCGGGAAATCGATGGGGTCTAGAGTGATGGCTTTACTCTTTGTACCCAAAGTGTCACCGGTCACCGTGGCTTGGAGTTTGGCTACCGCGGCTAAGTCACCGGGGCCCACCTCATCCACGGGAATCTGCTCTTTACCCTGGAGGATAAATACCTGACCGACCCTTTCATCCAGTCCCTGCGTTACGTTATAGATATGGGAATCGGACTTAAATACGCCGGAATAGACTCTAAACATCGTCAACTTACCGACGTAGGGGTCAGAGATGGTCTTGTAGACAAAGGCACACAAGGGTTCGTCCTTAGAGGGAGTGATTTCAACGGTTTCGCCCTTGGCATCCTTGCCCGAGACTGTCGCCATGTCCGGTGAAGGCATACAGGCCACGATGTAGTCAAGGAGAATATCCAATC
This window of the Bacillota bacterium genome carries:
- the fusA gene encoding elongation factor G; this encodes MKKYAVSQLRNVALVSHGGTGKTTLAEALLFRSGVIKRLGSVDNGTSILDYDPEEVKRQVSINTTVAPAEWEGHKINLLDTPGYFDFVGEVKATLRVADGAIITVCAASGVEVGTEKAWGYCEEMEIPRMFFVNKMDRENANFQKVLDALQEMYGANVVPLHLPIGEAENFTGLVDLVRMKGYKFVDGKAQECEIPAEMSEAVENYREMLMDAAAVTDDELAMKYLEGEELTQAEIEAAIGVGTQSGTIVPVLLGSAKEQMGLDILLDYIVACMPSPDMATVSGKDAKGETVEITPSKDEPLCAFVYKTISDPYVGKLTMFRVYSGVFKSDSHIYNVTQGLDERVGQVFILQGKEQIPVDEVGPGDLAAVAKLQATVTGDTLGTKSKAITLDPIDFPMPQVSMAAVPKAKGDEDKISSGLSRLIEEDPTLRVEKNAETGETIISGMGELHLDILTSRLKSKFGAEVELSTPKVPYRETIRGKVQVEGRHKKQSGGRGQFGHVWLEIEPLTTGENFEFVDKIFGGAVPRQYIPAVEKGVLETMEEGVIAGYPVVNVRVTLYDGSYHSVDSSEMAFKIAASMAFKKGFVDANPILLEPIMNVEITVPEAYMGDVIGDMNKRRGRILGMEPQGGQEIIRAQAPLAEMFSYGIDLRSMTQGRGSFSMEFDHYEEVPAQIAEQVIAESKKSEETA
- a CDS encoding TIGR04086 family membrane protein yields the protein MRMTGGYPLSSRVLSALLRVIIGLGGGLVVAALMAITGSVLVSLVASLAHLQLSSDIIFRTFNFLSIGLGAAYTGRYVGRAGWLMGGLLAFLYYCLLTWWVEGSLQFLTQANPEWLGQIGIAIAVGILGGIVGVNLSNDH